The following coding sequences are from one uncultured Cohaesibacter sp. window:
- the scpB gene encoding SMC-Scp complex subunit ScpB: protein MVEALLFASAEPISEQEISARLPDRVNVAAILALLKEDYRDRGVNLIEVNGKWLFRTAKDLSFMMQAEAIEPRRLSRAALETLAIIAYHQPVTRAEIEQIRGVSVARGTLDVLMQTEWIRVRGRRRVPGRPVTYGTSEKFLIHFDLSSIQDLPGLEELKGTGMLDSALPPAFSMPSPDDNEDLADDEDPIEDNYELDLEMVALEEDE, encoded by the coding sequence ATGGTTGAGGCATTGTTGTTTGCGAGCGCCGAGCCGATCTCCGAGCAGGAGATCTCCGCAAGATTACCAGACCGGGTGAATGTCGCTGCCATTTTGGCCCTTTTGAAAGAAGATTATAGAGACCGAGGTGTAAACCTCATCGAGGTCAATGGAAAATGGCTGTTTCGAACGGCCAAGGACCTGTCGTTCATGATGCAGGCCGAGGCCATTGAGCCAAGAAGGCTGTCCCGTGCGGCTTTGGAAACTCTTGCCATCATTGCCTATCACCAGCCTGTCACGCGGGCAGAGATCGAGCAGATTCGTGGTGTTTCGGTAGCGCGAGGCACGCTTGATGTTTTAATGCAGACCGAGTGGATTCGCGTTAGAGGGCGGCGCCGTGTTCCCGGCCGTCCTGTCACCTACGGAACAAGCGAAAAGTTCCTCATTCATTTTGACCTTTCTTCGATACAAGATCTGCCCGGTCTGGAAGAACTCAAAGGGACCGGAATGCTGGATTCGGCGCTTCCGCCAGCGTTTTCCATGCCGTCGCCCGATGATAATGAAGATTTGGCAGATGACGAGGATCCTATTGAAGACAATTACGAATTGGATTTGGAGATGGTTGCGCTTGAAGAAGACGAGTGA
- a CDS encoding ScpA family protein: MVSQGEGKGDQELSGDATPAADSHAPQQSEGTVAAKLPFDEAQTKASASIEQKTLAAPDASNSDWSEFGEVNLVPKAGVGEPALIVDVEGFEGPLDFLLALARKQKLDLTKISILALAEQYLLFIEQARKLRLELAADYLVMAAWLAYLKSRLLIPDMPSEDEPSGEELAAMLAFRLQKLEAMRKAAGQLMERQKLGQDFFLRGQPEDMSLIRRPMFSASLYDLLTGYASLRQRQAVSLVHVRKREVWSLPEAREVLVRLVGGIRDWTPVEKILREYLKLTDVRTTALASSFAASLELVREGRLEIRQTEAFGTIYMRGKQGDAS, from the coding sequence ATGGTATCGCAAGGGGAAGGCAAGGGGGATCAAGAGTTGTCCGGCGACGCCACGCCTGCGGCAGATAGCCATGCTCCGCAACAGAGTGAGGGCACGGTTGCTGCCAAGCTTCCTTTTGATGAGGCCCAAACCAAGGCTTCTGCGAGTATTGAGCAAAAGACCTTGGCTGCTCCAGACGCTTCCAATTCCGATTGGAGTGAGTTTGGTGAAGTCAATCTCGTTCCGAAAGCCGGTGTTGGGGAGCCTGCTCTCATCGTCGATGTTGAAGGATTTGAAGGACCCCTCGATTTTCTGCTTGCGTTAGCCAGAAAGCAAAAATTGGATCTGACCAAGATTTCCATTCTGGCGCTTGCCGAACAGTATCTTCTGTTTATCGAGCAGGCGCGAAAATTGCGATTGGAACTGGCGGCGGACTATCTCGTGATGGCGGCCTGGCTTGCCTATCTCAAATCGCGGTTGCTCATTCCTGATATGCCTTCTGAGGATGAACCAAGCGGTGAGGAACTTGCTGCGATGCTGGCTTTTCGTTTGCAGAAGCTTGAAGCCATGCGCAAGGCGGCTGGGCAGTTGATGGAACGGCAAAAGCTCGGTCAGGACTTTTTTCTGCGTGGCCAGCCTGAGGATATGTCGCTCATTCGGCGGCCGATGTTTTCAGCCTCATTGTATGATCTGTTGACCGGCTATGCTTCGCTCCGTCAAAGGCAAGCTGTTTCGCTGGTTCATGTGCGCAAACGAGAGGTCTGGTCTCTTCCTGAGGCACGGGAAGTTCTGGTTCGGCTTGTCGGCGGTATCAGGGATTGGACGCCAGTCGAAAAGATCCTGCGAGAATATCTCAAGCTGACCGACGTAAGGACGACGGCGTTGGCCAGTTCTTTCGCTGCGTCTCTCGAGCTGGTACGGGAGGGGCGTTTGGAGATCCGGCAAACCGAGGCATTCGGGACTATCTATATGCGTGGCAAACAGGGGGATGCTTCATGA